The DNA segment GCTGAAGGTGCGGATCGTGTTGTGCTGCCGCGCGGGGGAGGCGCTGACGACGTTGAACTCCGGGAATCTACCGCCGCACAGGCGCAGCGCGGCCTGAGGATCCGCGCCGCCCTCGTCCAGGCATCGGTTGAACTCTTCGGTGTATGTCTTGCGCAGCAGCAGCGCGCCGTTCGCCGCGAGCTCCACGCCCTTCAGGGTCGCCTCCAGGCGTCCGCCGAGCACCGTGTCCTCCAGGTAGTTCGGCCGTGCCCCTTCGGTGACATCGCGGGTGCGAGGATTTCCCCCCGCATCCACGGTCGTCTCGCGCGTGACCAGGTCGTCGGCGCCAGGGAAGCCGAAGAAGAGCGGCGACCCGTCGCCATGGAGCCGCCTGCCGCTCGCCTCATCGACGCGCAGCGGGTTCATCTGCCCGGCGAAGGCGGTGGCCTCGAGCCTGAACAGCTGGAAATCCTTGTCGAGCACGAGCCTGCCGCCCCTCAGGGTCGTGTCGATGGCGAGCTCGTCCATCTTCCGCACGCTGAAAACGAGACCGCGTCCGAGCTGGGCGTAAAAGTCGCCCGCTGTTGCCTCGATACCCGGCTGCGTGTAGGTGAGCCAGAGCTTCGCTGGATAGATCGTCGTCAAATAGCGGGAGTGAACCTCCCGCGCGGCGTCGTTCAGATCGAACGATACCTCGTCGTTCAGGACCTTCTCTTGCAGCTCGAAGCTGGTCGCCGAGGGCCTGGCCAGGTAGAAAGAGGCGTTGAGCCGCGTCCCGAGCTGGATGCGCCACCAGTTGAGCTGAGCGTCGACCCGATCGACGATCTCTCCGTAGTTGTCGTCGAGATAGCGTGAGGGATAGCGGCGATCGTCGTTGCGATTGTCGAAATGATAGCTGGCGGCCGCGGTGTTCACGACATCGAGCGAGAGCGGTTCGCCGCCGACGTTCGGGAGATCGACCGCCGCCGCCGGAGAGGCCGCGAGGACGAACGTCGCTGTCAGGCAGGAACGGACGAGGCGGAGCGGGCTGCGCACCGCCCGATCTCTACCACGGACCTCGGCGCCGTGGAGCCAGCGAGCCGCCGATCGAGCCGAGAGCGCGCGAAGACGGCCGCCCAGGCGCTACTGGTCAAGCGCCTTCTCGACCTGCTCGGTGAGCGCTGCCTCGTCGCCGGGCTGGTACCCGCCCCGCTTGTGAAGAATCGAGCCGTCTCGGCCGATGAGCACGGAGAACGGGAGCTCGCGCTTCGGATTGTACCTGGCGGCCACGGTCGTCTCCTCGTCGAGGAGGACAGGGAAGATCATCTCTCTGTCGTGGACCGTGCTGCTCACCTGCGCCCGCGACTCCGGTCCGTCGAGCGACACGGCGAGCACGACGAACCCCTTGTCCTTGTGCTTCTTGTAGAGCTCGACGAGGTGAGGCATCTCCGCCAGGCACGGATCGCAGGTGGTCGACCAGAAGTCGATGAGCACCACGCTCTTGCCGGCGTAGTCCGAGAGCCTGACCGTCTTGCCGTCGAGGGCGGGGAGCGAGAAATCCGGCGCCGGGCTCGCCGATGAGCCGCCGGAGGCCGCTCCGCACGAGGCGGCAGCGAGGCTGAGGACGATGGACGCCAGCGAGAGCGCGCAGCGGGTGTTTCGGTTCATTGGGTTTCCGTCGCGAAGGGCCGGCCTGAGCGGCCGACCGGCATGAGGCTCAACGTCGCGGGCGCCCTCTGCGGCGCCCTGGCAGATTCTCCCAGCAGCGCGCGCCGACCGGTGGCTCGACGACGCGCCCACGGCGAAGCTCGTTCAGAGCTCGCCGTTCATGATCTTCTCATAGGTCCGCCAGAAATTGCTGTCCTCCTCGGGCACGCCAGCGACGACTTCCATGATCGTCATGTCCTGCGTCCTGACGATCATGTTCGCCGGGAACGCGTCGGCCTGAAAAAGCGCGCCGAGCTTGTACGAAGGGTCGATCGCCGACGGGTACTGCACGTCGTACCGGGTCGTCCAGCGGTACAGGTCGTTCGGGACCGCCGCCTCGCCCGGGGTCCTTCCGTCTGCGAGCTGAACAAGGAACTCGCCGCCCTGGGGTTGATACTTCTTGTAGAGCTCGGGCAGGACGGACTCTGCCTCGATTTTGCAGGGGCCGCACCATACGGACGAGACGTCGATCAGCAGCACCTTCGGCTTCGGCTCTCCCGCGCCGTAAAGCGAGCCTTCCGGAAAGACCTCCGTCCCGGTCGGGTTGTAGAAATCGGCGAGCTGAATCGGCTGCATCGTGTCGTTGTGTTCGGCGGCGTTGGCGTACCCGACGAACTGATAGTTCGCGATCACCCGATGGAGGCTCACCCCATACGGCCCAGCCGGATATCGAGCGTTCGCAGCTTGACCCGTCCCCTCGGGAAAAGGAGGAGCAGGAATGGGATCCTCAGCGCAGCCGACGAGCCCTAGAGCCGCCACGACGAAAAGGCCCATCCCACCGAGAACCGCGTCGATTCGCATGATGCCACCGCCTGAAGTATGGTGTAGGAGTGCTCATTCTTCTGGGCGGCACGGGGGGCGTCAAGGGCAACCTTGGCGTCGCCGCTTCGCTCGGGAGCGCGTTTCCGTAATCTCCGGCCAGGCCCGCCGTGCCTGCCCCGATCCGCGGGTGTTTCCCGCGCTGAGGTCCTATGCAGCAGGTTGCCGCTTCTCACAGCGCCCGTCGGGCCCGTCTCCGTAGTATCCACGCCTTCCTGATCTTGTGCTGCCTCGCGAGCGGGGCGGCCATCGCGGGCGGCGCATGCTCGTCGGGCACGCAGGACGAATGCTTCGGGGGGGTCATCGTCGACGGCGTCTGCGAGGGCAAATGCAAGCCAGAGCTCTGCCTGGAGGGCAACACCTGCGTCGGCAACCGCTGCGTGCTCAGGTGCAGCAGCCACGGCGAATGTATTCCAGGCCTCCAGGACTGTGCGCCGGCCGAGGAGGACGACTCGAAGGCCGAGATCCTGGTCTGCACGCAGAAGGAGAAGATGGTGGGCTTCGGTGCGCCCTGTCCATTCGGCACCGAGTGCGGCCAGTTCGGGCGCTGCCCCGACGAGACGCCGTGCAACCCGATCCAATGCAACGGGAACCCCGGCGAGTGCCAGCGCGACGCGGAGCGGTGCGGCGACGACCCCGCGTGCTCCGCCGGCAAGTGCAGCGACGGCAGCTCCTGCGTCGTCCCCGCCTGCCCTCCCGACCAGTGCGCCTCGCTCGGCCTGGAGTGCCTCGGCAAGGGACAGGGCGACGCCGAGGCCTACTGCACGATGCCGCACTGCACGGGCGATGCGGACTGCCCCGGCGGCTTCGAGTGCGCCGTGTCGCGCGATCCTCACGCGATCTGCGGCACGGACAAGGGGAATGACAGCTTCTGCGGTGAGACGGACGAGGAGTGCATCGACCCGTCCACGTTCGGCGACGGCAACACCTATGTCGAGGGCCCGGTGTGCCTGCTGCGCAGCACCTGCGTCAAGCGCACCCAGTGCGCGCCGTGCAGCACCGATTTCGACTGCTCGTTCGTCGCAGAGCAGCGCTGCGTCGCGATCGACGGCGAGCGCCGGTGCGCCAGGTCCTGCAGCGCGGACTCCGACTGCGACCTGGACTACCGGTGCGACGACGGCGCGTGCGTTCCGCGGTTCGGCGCCTGCACCGGCAAGGGCAACTTCTGCGAGCCGTGCCGCAACGACACCGACTGCGGCGACGCGGACTCCACGATGGAGTGCACCACCACGCTGCGCGGCGAGCGGGCGTGCCTGGACGCGGCGCTCCCCATCCGGTGCACCGCGGAGAACGCGGCCGAGGTCTGCCCGAAGTCGCCCAGCGGGCTCGTCGGCGAGTGCGTGTGCGTCCAGCAGAACACGAGCGGGGACTGCGTGGACTCGCGGTGCTACCTGCCGTCGCGCCGGCTCGATGCCGGCGACCCCGATTCCAAGGTCGCCACCTGCTGGTGACGGCGCCGACCGGGCGCAGGAACGGCCGCTGTCGCGCCCGCGCCCGGCCGGAACGGGAACGAGCGCCCGCGGCGACGCCGCGCTCGCCGGTTGACGGGAATCCCGAGCAGTCCTAACTGCTTCGCCCCATGCCCATCACGAAGGACGCCGCGCTCGCTGCGCTGGCAACGGTCATCGCGCCGGACCTCCAGCGCCCCATCACCGACCTCGGTCGCGTCCGGGAGCTCTCGGTCGAGGCCGAGGCCGTCTCGCTCACCGTCGAGCTGACCAGCTACTTCAAGCAGCGGCTCGCGGCGGACATCGAGGCAGCTCTGAAGGGCGCCGGCGCGAAGGGCGTCCGGATCGCGTGGGACGTCGGCATCCCCACGCGCACCATCCTTCAGGACGACCCGTCCCCGGGCGTGAGGAACATCATCCTCGTGATGAGCGGCAAGGGCGGCGTCGGCAAGAGCACGGTCGCCGCGAACCTCACCCTGGCGCTCAGCCGCGAGGGGGCCAAGGTCGGCCTGCTCGACGCGGACATGTACGGGCCGAGCGTCCCGACCATGCTCGGCGTGATGGGCCGCCCGACGTCGTCCGACGGGCAGAAGTTCCTGCCGCTCGAGCGCTTTGGCGTGAAGCTCATGTCGATCGGCTTCCTGCTGGAAGATCCGAGGTCGGCGGTCGTCTGGCGCGGGCCGATGCTCCAGAACGCCCTGATCCAGTTCATGCGCGACGTGGAATGGGGTGAGCTCGACTACCTCGTGCTGGATCTTCCGCCCGGTACCGGCGA comes from the Sorangium aterium genome and includes:
- a CDS encoding DUF6029 family protein, whose amino-acid sequence is MRSPLRLVRSCLTATFVLAASPAAAVDLPNVGGEPLSLDVVNTAAASYHFDNRNDDRRYPSRYLDDNYGEIVDRVDAQLNWWRIQLGTRLNASFYLARPSATSFELQEKVLNDEVSFDLNDAAREVHSRYLTTIYPAKLWLTYTQPGIEATAGDFYAQLGRGLVFSVRKMDELAIDTTLRGGRLVLDKDFQLFRLEATAFAGQMNPLRVDEASGRRLHGDGSPLFFGFPGADDLVTRETTVDAGGNPRTRDVTEGARPNYLEDTVLGGRLEATLKGVELAANGALLLRKTYTEEFNRCLDEGGADPQAALRLCGGRFPEFNVVSASPARQHNTIRTFSGSVSIPSIAERGDVYVEVAGQQLRGGHLDRDGVPAKDMSGYAVYLAANGRGGPLAVALEGKHYRRFFPLSANIDVSSLSNPGFNAPEFEGVAYNQPPTAEPIYVEPIGAPNVCVTGGRGRVDYRFTRSAAIYAWLGRYVSFSERQANYDCKTDDTNRTDTWDTAAGTEIDFDGSRSHVRAWAGVRQSDEADTGHVFYSEGYVRYDVVKHLAGAFSIQAQGNSRRRYRPENFESSWVEGDNYLALQWSPHLAAMFGYEYTSQPGCEPGKDTELCHFFNGGLQWKAGSTRTALDRIIDTAQLFVGQRRGGLRCVSGVCRFFPPFEGARLELVSKF
- a CDS encoding peroxiredoxin family protein — protein: MNRNTRCALSLASIVLSLAAASCGAASGGSSASPAPDFSLPALDGKTVRLSDYAGKSVVLIDFWSTTCDPCLAEMPHLVELYKKHKDKGFVVLAVSLDGPESRAQVSSTVHDREMIFPVLLDEETTVAARYNPKRELPFSVLIGRDGSILHKRGGYQPGDEAALTEQVEKALDQ
- a CDS encoding TlpA disulfide reductase family protein, which codes for MIANYQFVGYANAAEHNDTMQPIQLADFYNPTGTEVFPEGSLYGAGEPKPKVLLIDVSSVWCGPCKIEAESVLPELYKKYQPQGGEFLVQLADGRTPGEAAVPNDLYRWTTRYDVQYPSAIDPSYKLGALFQADAFPANMIVRTQDMTIMEVVAGVPEEDSNFWRTYEKIMNGEL
- a CDS encoding Mrp/NBP35 family ATP-binding protein yields the protein MPITKDAALAALATVIAPDLQRPITDLGRVRELSVEAEAVSLTVELTSYFKQRLAADIEAALKGAGAKGVRIAWDVGIPTRTILQDDPSPGVRNIILVMSGKGGVGKSTVAANLTLALSREGAKVGLLDADMYGPSVPTMLGVMGRPTSSDGQKFLPLERFGVKLMSIGFLLEDPRSAVVWRGPMLQNALIQFMRDVEWGELDYLVLDLPPGTGDIALTISQKMRTTGAIVVTTPQEVALQDVYKSVSMAQKVGIALLGVVENESYFVCDGCSKRHELFGAGGGQKIAEFAEAPLLGQIPMDPAIREWGDAGTPVVQAAPSSPIARAFVDVAERLAGQVSAHNLASGGGLRIDRSGGTNKHLPIMR